A section of the Triticum dicoccoides isolate Atlit2015 ecotype Zavitan chromosome 7A, WEW_v2.0, whole genome shotgun sequence genome encodes:
- the LOC119329323 gene encoding uncharacterized protein LOC119329323 yields MDEISGGAFLRAGDGEVDLAALASEEFPELPWLKAKGYYVIEEFVANWVEIALRMSWAAAAAGGGAGGGKKAVRVGRCVKEKAGLASTAFWREKGYVDWWMRLEPRVRARITGAFFGKSAKALSADTVYMNNQLFATPYLLVLHIANVGKRITKVGVIDSLYGSTRQSFFRKNQPGCGDVASILSCKKKPAFAKELKRLLVLQEIVCLKSNITFCGGDAIFLTSLMSAGTVADNILMRLRRLLMVVSTESINLELIGDGASNNPKKNVEKTSVGSRKGKKKSSSSKKLAASSKSSKDNGCSSTETRNSRIVSKSSQQTPSVRCTIIGPASEGTPCKEIAPIPKAEQAIRSADCNNQCNKKKNKRKGKAKLSDLIRAENPGPGKLKTAVAHVATEALHKSAEAVDAPLRVPSHVNTSSNDIPEAVGCSESSSIFDGTEEKGIKSSRKLEDTLCSMVISSVTTESCQSAQKPSNFSVNEQSPSHTSLNESMVQPSLCSPSSSDNVLSGNPCRNSADSLVRSAQDKTGCDITQGALHGLAPGVGKGYEKQVDHSSVVTTDKLLPSVIPANILQSAISDNGTAVKNGVDEYYAFNRNLLGGTSYEWPSVAPHFVSPEMQQRPAAADRLHLDVGYRWPTQFNQPFIPANHQVRSSPVEAGCNQMLSSLSVPLSFDWPPVFRGYGKLTQNAALSYDPVFAPHMQSSAWPGFPAQLIQRGGICSEKDRKYFSDSDPRNTSDVGDDTESYWFSEEESDGRATSGRDINQYFGGGVMYWSPAEHAGTGFSRPPSLSSDDSAWAWHEADVSRVVDDLAIGIPSSTYNPTGPSSPPSSPSPFCSQNEPSDPSPQPACHSVAGNDINNEASHSPSSMQDSPEDKSTSVVKSPSCASEIVKGDTLPYAMLRPIVVSNISRRLSRSDFRGGHDRRSPCVSSTRRDIPLVRRPPSPVLLSVPRMPRPPPPSPVGESRKRGFPIVRSGSSSPRHWGMRSLFSDDKIFNRAQFCLDGPEVVWPSWVNKGTSTGTLVQSIEDTVLQDHLVKISQLSRDQHPDVAVPLQPPDMLNGSPHKASLSLMHNALHEEIDQFCKQVAAANLVTKPYINWAVKRVTRCLQVLWPRSRTNLFGSNATGLALPTSDVDLVVSLPPVRNLEPIKEAGILEGRNGIKETCLQHAARCLGNQDWVRSDSLKTIENTAIPVIMLVAQVPCDINMSNEYPSVLDSSQEISVNVLGEQGSPPRSDNSSSEGSNALAGSKMNKDDCDAVRSIRLDISFKSPSHTGLQTTELVGELTQQFPAALPLALIMKKFLADRSLDHPYSGGLSSYCLVLLITRFLQHEHHLGRPINQNLGSLLMDFLYFFGNVFDPRHMRISIQGSGIYLNRERGHSIDPIHIDDPLCPANNVGRNCFRIHQCIKAFADAFAVLENELLQFTAESMKRTCESTSYRNCWVGMASACVLDTELLLQLVEKKVFYLVQACSKILNLVPVVCAAKDAEMDWPNDVCCQTYKSTSACGTGSGEILRRRLLVFGNRVGSNSYLELVQGLMLEVVSGVAKRFSDRRFSGTARLFLEHTKRVTAKITAVISSTRFFVAVTRQWDCRVTLQRQSEQSLGHEEHGQLTALARLIKADLFPAADEIQVAAFVAKHTSVPAFVAKQI; encoded by the exons ATGGACGAGATCTCCGGCGGCGCCTTCCTCCGCGCAGGCGACGGCGAGGTGGATTTGGCCGCATTGGCGTCCGAGGAGTTCCCCGAGCTGCCCTGGCTGAAAGCCAAGGGGTACTACGTGATCGAGGAGTTCGTCGCCAACTGGGTCGAGATCGCGCTGCGGATGTCGTGGGCGGCGGCCGCGGCCGGGGGAGGCGCCGGCGGTGGGAAGAAGGCGGTGAGGGTTGGGAGGTGCGTCAAGGAGAAGGCCGGGCTGGCGTCGACGGCCTTCTGGAGGGAGAAGGGGTATGTGGACTGGTGGATGCGGCTGGAGCCCCGGGTCAGAGCAAGGATCACTGGGGCCTTCTTCGGGAAGAGTGCAAAGGCGCTG TCCGCTGACACGGTGTACATGAACAATCAGCTCTTTGCCACCCCATACCTTCTTGTTTTACACATTGCTAATGTTGGGAAGAGGATCACTAAAGTTGGTGTCATTG ACAGTTTGTATGGAAGTACACGGCAGTCATTTTTCAGAAAGAATCAACCTGGTTGCGGCGATGTTGCAAGCATTCTGTCTTGTAAAAAGAAGCCTGCTTTTGCTAAAGAATTAAAAAGATTGCTAGTGCTTCAGGAGATAGTGTGTTTAAAGAGCAATATTACTTTCTGTGGCGGTGATGCAATCTTTCTCACTTCATTAATGTCAGCTGGCACTGTTGCTGACAATATACTCATGAGATTACGAAGACTTCTCATGGTGGTGTCGACGGAAAGTATAAATTTGGAGCTCATTGGGGATGGAGCATCAAATAATCCAAAAAAGAATGTTGAAAAGACAAGTGTAGGTTCTCGAAAAGGAAAGAAGAAGTCTAGTAGCTCGAAAAAGCTAGCAGCGTCTTCCAAGTCGTCCAAG GACAATGGATGCAGTAGCACAGAAACCCGAAATTCTAGGATTGTGTCAAAGTCAAGCCAGCAGACTCCATCTGTTCGATGCACTATTATTGGACCCGCTTCTGAAGGAACTCCTTGCAAAGAAATTGCACCAATACCAAAGGCG GAGCAAGCTATCAGGTCGGCGGATTGCAATAATCAGTGtaacaaaaagaaaaacaaacgTAAAGGGAAGGCAAAACTCTCTGATCTTATAAGAGCTGAGAACCCTGGACCTGGCAAACTGAAGACAGCTGTTGCTCATGTTGCTACAGAAGCCTTGCATAAATCTGCCGAAGCAGTAGATGCCCCACTGCGTGTCCCATCTCATGTGAATACATCCAGCAATGACATCCCTGAAGCAGTGGGTTGTTCTGAGTCTTCAAgtatctttgatggaactgaagaaAAAGGCATCAAAAGCAGCAGAAAACTGGAAGATACCTTATGTTCTATGGTTATCTCATCAGTAACCACAGAGAGTTGTCAGAGTGCACAAAAACCTTCCAACTTTAGTGTGAATGAGCAGAGCCCATCACACACTAGTCTAAATGAATCCATGGTCCAACCATCTTTATGTTCACCTTCCAGTAGTGATAATGTTTTATCTGGTAATCCATGTAGAAACTCTGCTGACTCCTTGGTAAGATCTGCACAGGATAAGACTGGCTGTGATATAACACAGGGAGCTTTGCATGGACTTGCTCCTGGTGTTGGTAAAGGATACGAGAAACAAGTGGATCATAGTTCTGTTGTGACAACCGACAAACTTTTACCATCAGTCATTCCTGCTAACATTCTCCAAAGTGCTATAAGTGACAATGGTACAGCAGTGAAGAATGGTGTAGATGAATATTATGCATTCAACCGGAACCTACTGGGAGGAACGTCATATGAGTGGCCTAGTGTAGCACCCCATTTTGTATCACCTGAAATGCAACAGCGCCCTGCTGCAGCAGACAGGTTGCATCTTGACGTTGGTTACAGATGGCCTACTCAATTTAACCAACCTTTCATTCCTGCCAACCATCAGGTGAGAAGCTCACCAGTTGAAGCTGGATGCAATCAAATGTTATCTTCTCTGTCAGTGCCCTTAAGTTTTGATTGGCCTCCTGTTTTCAGAGGTTATGGTAAATTGACTCAAAATGCTGCTTTAAGTTATGATCCAGTATTTGCCCCACATATGCAGTCTTCTGCTTGGCCTGGGTTTCCTGCTCAACTAATTCAGAGAGGTGGCATTTGCAGTGAAAAAGATAGGAAATATTTTAGCGATAGTGACCCAAGAAACACATCAGATGTTGGGGATGATACTGAAAGCTATTGGTTTTCTGAAGAAGAATCAGATGGCCGCGCAACTTCTGGAAGAGATATTAATCAATATTTTGGCGGAGGCGTGATGTATTGGAGTCCTGCAGAACATGCTGGAACGGGCTTTTCTAGGCCACCATCTCTTAGTTCAGATGACAGTGCTTGGGCATGGCATGAGGCAGATGTTAGTCGAGTTGTCGATGATCTGGCTATTGGGATTCCATCATCAACATATAATCCAACTGGTCCATCGTCACCACCATCCAGCCCAAGCCCATTCTGTTCCCAGAATGAACCTTCTGATCCTTCCCCTCAGCCTGCTTGTCACTCAGTGGCAGGGAATGACATCAATAATGAAGCTTCACATTCTCCATCTTCCATGCAAGACAGTCCTGAAGATAAGAGTACTTCGGTTGTAAAGAGTCCATCTTGTGccagtgaaatagtaaagggagataCATTACCATATGCAATGCTGCGGCCAATAGTTGTTTCTAATATATCACGAAGGCTATCAAGATCTGACTTTAGGGGTGGTCATGATCGCAGGAGCCCATGTGTGTCTTCGACCAGGAGGGATATACCTCTTGTAAGAAGACCTCCATCACCAGTATTACTTAGTGTTCCTCgcatgcctcggccacctcctccttctcctgttggagagtcaagaaaacgtggatTCCCAATTGTTAGATCTGGCAGTTCAAGCCCGCGGCATTGGGGGATGAGAAGTTTGTTTTCTGATGATAAAATTTTCAATAGGGCTCAGTTTTGCTTGGATGGCCCTGAAGTCGTATGGCCTTCATGGGTGAATAAAGGCACCTCTACTGGTACACTGGTACAATCAATTGAGGATACTGTCTTGCAGGACCACCTTGTTAAGATTTCACAGCTTTCACGTGATCAACAT CCAGATGTTGCAGTTCCTCTGCAGCCACCTGATATGTTAAATGGTTCACCTCACAAGGCGTCCCTTTCTTTGATGCACAATGCTCTACATGAAGAAATTGATCAATTCTGTAAGCAG GTTGCTGCTGCAAATCTGGTGACGAAGCCCTATATAAATTGGGCTGTCAAAAGGGTCACACGGTGCCTGCAAGTCCTCTGGCCCCGCTCGCGTACAAATCTATTTGGCTCAAATGCCACTGGTTTGGCCCTTCCAACTAGTGATGTAGATCTCGTGGTTTCTCTCCCCCCAGTCCGAAATCTG GAACCTATTAAAGAAGCTGGAATTTTGGAAGGCCGCAATGGCATTAAGGAAACATGCCTCCAG caTGCGGCAAGGTGCCTTGGAAATCAGGATTGGGTTAGGAGTGATTCCCTCAAAACGATTGAAAACACAGCA ATACCTGTGAtcatgcttgtagcccaagtacctTGTGACATAAATATGTCCAACGAGTACCCTTCTGTTCTGGATAGCTCACAAGAAATTTCAGTCAATGTGCTTGGGGAGCAAGGGAGCCCTCCTCGTTCTGACAATTCTAGTTCAGAAGGCAGCAACGCGCTTGCGGGCTCAAAAATGAATAAGGATGATTGTGATGCTGTGCGGTCAATTCGTCTTGATATAAGTTTCAAATCACCATCCCACACAGGACTCCAGACTACTGAGTTG GTTGGTGAGCTGACTCAGCAATTTCCTGCGGCTTTACCCCTTGCCTTAATCATGAAGAAGTTTTTGGCAGATCGTAGTTTGGACCACCCATATTCGGGTGGTCTAAGCTCTTACTGTTTG GTGTTGTTAATCACTCGTTTTCTTCAGCATGAACATCATCTTGGTCGGCCTATTAACCAA AATCTAGGGAGCCTTTTGATGGATTTCCTGTATTTTTTTGG GAATGTGTTTGATCCACGCCATATGCGTATTTCCATCCAAGGGAGTGGAATTTATTTGAACCGAGAAAGAGGGCACAG CATTGATCCAATTCATATCGATGACCCTCTTTGCCCTGCTAACAATGTGGGCCGGAATTGTTTCCGGATCCACCAATGCATCAAG GCTTTTGCTGATGCTTTTGCAGTTCTAGAGAACGAGCTACTGCAGTTCACTGCAGAAT CAATGAAAAGAACCTGTGAGTCCACAAGCTACAGGAACTGTTGGGTTGGAATGGCCTCTGCTTGTGTTCTAGACACCGAGTTACTACTGCAGCTGGTGGAAAAGAAG GTTTTCTATTTAGTGCAGGCTTGTTCGAAG ATCCTTAACCTCGTGCCGGTGGTATGTGCTGCCAAGGATGCGGAAATGGACTGGCCTAATGATGTGTGCTGCCAGACCTATAAG TCAACATCAGCTTGTGGAACAGGAAGTGGAGAAATTCTACGAAGGAGGCTACTTGTGTTCGGAAACAGAGTAGGAAGCAACTCCTACTTGGAGCTGGTACAAGGCTTGATGCTGGAAGTGGTGTCCGGTGTAGCAAAGCGATTTTCAGATCGTCGTTTCTCCGGGACAGCAAGATTGTTCCTTGAACACACCAAGAGGGTAACTGCGAAGATTACTGCCGTGATCTCAAGTACCAGATTCTTCGTTGCAGTTACTCGCCAATGGGATTGCCGAGTTACTCTTCAGAGACAGTCAGAGCAATCTTTAGGGCATGAGGAACATGGTCAGCTAACGGCGTTGGCTCGTCTTATAAAGGCAGACTTGTTTCCTGCAGCTGATGAGATTCAAGTTGCTGCTTTTGTAGCGAAGCACACTTCGGTTCCTGCTTTTGTAGCGAAGCAGATTTAA
- the LOC119329325 gene encoding ATP-dependent zinc metalloprotease FTSH 2, chloroplastic → MAPSMSLAAKGLLPFGALPSSGVAQRPVSVTASLEHKPNDSKRKLLKLALGGVGLPALLSANKALADDQGVSSSRMSYSRFLEYLDKDRVKKVDLFENGTIAIVEAISPELGNRVQRVRVQLPGLSQELLQKLREKNIDFAAHNQQEDSGNLLFNLIGNLAFPLILIGGLFLLSRRGGSGGMGGPGGPGFPLGFGQSKAKFQMEPNTGVTFDDVAGVDEAKQDFMEVVEFLKKPERFTAVGARIPKGVLLVGPPGTGKTLLAKAIAGEAGVPFFSISGSEFVEMFVGVGASRVRDLFKKAKENAPCIVFVDEIDAVGRQRGTGIGGGNDEREQTLNQLLTEMDGFEGNTGIIVVAATNRADILDSALLRPGRFDRQVSVDVPDVRGRTEILKVHGSNKKFDADVSLEVIAMRTPGFSGADLANLLNEAAILAGRRGRTGISSKEIDDSIDRIVAGMEGTVMTDGKSKSLVAYHEVGHAVCGTLTPGHDPVQKVTLVPRGQARGLTWFIPMDDPTLISRQQLFARIVGGLGGRAAEEIIFGDSEVTTGAAGDLQQITGLAKQMVVTFGMSDIGPWSLMDAAQSGDVIMRMMARNSMSEKLALDIDSAVKQLSDKAYEIALQQVRDNRVAMDKIVEVLLEKETLSGDEFRAILSEFTEIPVENRVPPTPQAAVPV, encoded by the exons ATGGCGCCATCCATGAGTCTTGCTGCAAAAGGGCTGCTCCCCTTCGGAGCGCTCCCCTCGAGCGGCGTCGCGCAGAGGCCGGTGTCCGTGACCGCCTCCCTGGAGCACAAGCCGAACGATTCTAAGAGGAAGCTCCTGAAGCTTGCGCTCGGAGGAGTCGGCCTGCCCGCCTTGCTGAGTGCCAACAAGGCTCTCGCTGATGACCAGGGTGTGTCTTCCTCCAGGATGTCCTACTCGAGGTTCCTCGAGTACCTCGacaaggacagggtgaagaaggtCGACCTGTTTGAGAACGGGACGATCGCTATCGTGGAGGCCATTTCTCCCGAGCTCGGCAACCGCGTGCAGAGGGTCCGTGTGCAGCTTCCCGGCCTCAGCCAGGAGCTTCTCCAGAAGTTAAGGGAGAAGAATATTGACTTTGCTGCGCACAACCAGCAGGAGGACTCTGGTAACCTCCTCTTCAACCTTATCGGGAACTTGGCCTTCCCGCTTATCCTTATCGGCGGTCTGTTCTTGCTGTCGAGAAGAGGAGGGTCTGGTGGCATGGGTGGACCCGGTGGGCCTGGCTTTCCTCTTGGTTTTGGCCAGTCCAAGGCCAAGTTCCAGATGGAGCCCAACACCGGTGTTACGTTCGATGATGTTGCCGGTGTTGACGAAGCAAAGCAAGACTTCATGGAAGTggttgagttcctgaagaagccagAGAGGTTCACCGCCGTTGGTGCCCGCATTCCCAAGGGTGTGCTGCTTGTTGGTCCTCCTGGAACTGGTAAGACTTTGCTTGCCAAGGCGATCGCAGGAGAGGCTGGCGTGCCATTCTTCTCGATATCGGGTTCTGAATTCGTGGAGATGTTTGTTGGTGTTGGTGCCTCCCGTGttcgtgatctcttcaagaaggccaaggagaatgcTCCTTGCATAGTGTTCGTTGATGAAATTGATGCAGTTGGGAGGCAAAGAGGAACAggtatcggtggtgggaacgatgaAAGGGAGCAGACTCTCAATCAGCTACTGACTGAGATGGATGGTTTTGAGGGCAACACTGGCATCATTGTTGTTGCTGCCACCAACAGGGCTGACATCTTGGATTCCGCTTTGCTTAGACCTGGGCGCTTTGACAGACAG GTGAGTGTTGATGTTCCTGATGTACGTGGAAGGACAGAGATTCTCAAGGTGCACGGTAGCAACAAGAAGTTTGATGCTGATGTTTCCCTTGAGGTCATTGCAATGAGAACACCTGGGTTCAGTGGAGCAGACCTGGCGAATCTTCTGAATGAGGCAGCCATATTAGCAGGCCGACGTGGGAGGACCGGAATTTCCTCGAAGGAGATTGATGATTCAATTGACAGAATAGTGGCTGGTATGGAAGGAACTGTCATGACAGATGGGAAGAGCAAAAGCCTTGTTGCTTACCACGAAGTTGGCCATGCAGTTTGCGG AACTTTGACGCCTGGCCACGACCCCGTCCAGAAGGTTACCTTGGTTCCAAGGGGTCAAGCCCGTGGTCTCACCTGGTTCATTCCCATGGATGACCCAACGCTCATCTCTAGGCAGCAGCTCTTTGCCAGAATCGTCGGCGGCCTTGGCGGCAGAGCTGCTGAGGAGATCATATTCGGAGATTCTGAGGTGACCACCGGAGCTGCCGGTGACCTGCAGCAGATCACCGGCTTAGCCAAGCAG ATGGTGGTGACGTTCGGCATGTCGGACATCGGCCCGTGGTCTCTGATGGACGCGGCGCAGAGCGGGGACGTGATCATGCGGATGATGGCCAGGAACTCCATGTCGGAGAAGCTGGCGCTGGACATCGACTCGGCGGTGAAGCAGCTGTCGGACAAGGCCTATGAGATCGCCCTGCAGCAGGTGAGGGACAACCGCGTGGCCATGGACAAGATCGTGGAGGTGCTCCTGGAGAAGGAGACGCTGAGCGGTGACGAGTTCCGGGCCATCCTGTCCGAGTTCACCGAGATCCCCGTCGAGAACCGGGTGCCCCCGACGCCCCAGGCCGCCGTCCCGGTCTAG